The genomic interval ATTCAACTATTACTTACCTTGAAAGAAATATGCATGTATTTTGTGCAATTATTTCTTTGAATAATAGAGGTTAGATAAACTAAAAACATTGATGaagtttttttatcaaataagtCGTCGACCCATCGCTGACACACTACAGAAGACGCATTTGTGTCCGACTGTCATGgtttcagaatgaaaagggtttggtcGTAGTCCATCATATTGGCCAAGGAGTAAagacagattggcagactttatacATCTTTAAGAACATTTGGAGACTtggacatgcaggtttcctcacgacattTTCTTTCACTGTTAATCACAAGTGCCGACTTAATTGCTTAGAAGtcacataactccaaaagttCGAGTTGCATGGCAAAAATCGAACCCTGGtccttaaaactcacataactccaaaaagttcgAGTTGGATGGCAAAAATCGAACCCTGGTCCTTAAAACTTACATAACTCCAAAAGGTAGAGATGCATGGCAAAAATCGAACCTTGgccctcccgaataggagaccaaCGTCTTAAatcttaaccaccaggctattaccaccactaggctatcacctaaTAAGTATTAATGTCTAAAATAAAGAAAGGTTAGCTTTGAAGAATCAAATTTACCTTACGGCTGATAAAATGGTTGATTGCTTGTCCATCCATCTCAGGAGCATAAGCCTCAAGGTCTGCCACAACTAGATCAACTCTCACAAAAGAATCATCATCACACTTTATAACATATTTCAATTCCTTCAAATTTTTATGAAACCATTTCAAAGAGAGCATCAACTTAGTTGCTAATTTGTTGTAGCCATCTTCAAAATTATCTAGCAGTAACAAATCGTTGGTCCTACTGTCTTCTGCATATAATTTTTCTAAGGTCTGTTTGTCCAGATTTTGTGTACCTATGGCGAAGTAGATTTTTACAACAccctgtttaaatttttttcctgCCAAGGTGTAATTCCATCTGTACAATATTTCACCATTTTCAACATGTACATTGTTTATAAGGCTGGCCCATGTTGTACGTACAGCATCCCTTAGCATTTCATTCTTAGGACTGCTAAGAACGAGCACTGCATATTCTGTTTTGTTAAATGTACTATGAGAATTTTTAACAAGAGCAACAGAATTTGTTGCACAATCAACTCTTACAAAAGTCAAACTGATTCCACAACCTAAATAAAAGCATAATATACCGAATAGTATCATGCCTTGGTATCGTCTCAGAAAAATATAATTCATTTTATGAACCCTTGGTTATCcattctaaaattaataagtaatattaactTAATAGTTAGTAGATACCATCacaacattttatattttgtttcactTAAGCAGACTTAGCTGACAAAACATTTCATTAGATTACAATGCCAGATAGCAGCAAATGCTGAAGATAACTGAAACAATATAGAAAAGTTTATCTTGAATGTAGTACtctaattatatataaaaatgtgtCGAGTCGAGAACCTCCTCTTTTCTAGAAATCAGTTAAAAAGAAAGATTTTGACTCCCTCACTGACTCAACAATgcccagcccaaacccttggacccagattgctgaaattttcctttataatgtagacggAATGTGGCCGGATTTTTCGGATTTCCCGTGAGATAAggaataaagaggatttttATTTTCGCTTTAAAGTTGCCTTATATGAAGAGgtatttgtaagtttgtttgcgggaagtaatctctggaactaagtaggtactgaaccgattttaaaaattctttcaccagtagaagctacaatattcctgagtgacataggctatattttatttttaaaaaatttagaaCCCTACTAAATTGTCATAAGCTACCCGtgagaagccggggcgggtcgctagttgttagaaaaagaaatatttcGATATTTAAAACCACCGACGATAAATAAATTGTCAAATACCTTCACAGTATGCACCTCATAATGCTTTTCATCTAAATTGTCTTTTCCTTTATTTTCCTAGCCAATCGAAATTTTCAAGTTTCGTCTTTCACAAACAActttcatttttcaattttcaactcaAATTCAAGCACTccctatatacactgtagtctgtgagcACCACTTCAAGCACGGCGCGGCGTGCCAAATTCTTTTTGTGGGCTTTTGGActtcttttggcacttgaatgacattgacaggggggcgtagttgtagaacaaaggctaccagtaggtacctaatcattcTTCTAAGCtaccagcaaataaaatcttaccaattttacggaatatatgGAAAATGTCAATGACGAAAatagttttatctaattttacttgaatgagaaattgggaaagctattgttgtttacaaatcaaaaaagaaaaataaaaaccatttatacTTTATAGGCCATACACTTGCAACTTATCATGTTTAcctgtttaaatattatatttacctagTGCTAAAATATGTACATTTTATCAGGATATATCGTGAATCGTGATcacagaacacatttactccAGGAGAAGAAGCCCaactacatacaaataaagtgcaGACTGTGCACCGTCACGCCATCTATTAGTGATTCCATAGAATTAAACTTTTGGCGCGAAATTACGAAccccgtatttttttttttttttttctatattaggcccgcatttcaatcgccaaataatctttaaccgaGGAGTTTATTCCacagttaaagattattatttatggcgATTGAAAAGCGGTCATAACAAAACTGgaataaaacaagtaaaaactttttaaaatgctataatttttagaaataaatttttatattatactgtgaaaagcatacaaagatttaagttatgtttttacttattttttttctaagctattagatgaagtaaaaaaaatgtacttttaaagtgttttattaCAAATACGTCATAATCCACAGCATACATAATgaagaaattacaaaaacagGTTATAGTTAAACCAAAGTTGGATTACAGTAATAAATCTTAAtagaattattatcttttaaacagattaattattattaaagatctaatactgaaatgtttttcaaaCTAGGGAATGTTACATAGCAAGAACTACTTATTCAATATATCATAAATAGAATAATGAACAGAACCAATATAGGCATATAGGCATATTTAGTAGTGGTTTGTGGAAGCACAGACAGGTCCTGAaataaggcaaaatacacaaaattattatatttttttaactgatgatttataaaaaattgcaatagAAACATTATATTACATACCACTGTGATGTATCTGGTGGCCGAGATAAGATAGGCACATTTGGTACCTAGTGGATGGGGAAGCCACACTGACTGTTCCTGGaataaggcaaaatacacaaaatcaATATATTGGTTTATCTACTGAGAatgtgttaagtaggtacatattgcaatagaaatttatattatgtaccaactGAATTAAATGTTGTTGTGATGTGTCTGCTGGCAGAGACAAGATAGGCACATTAGGACAGGTTCTAAAATGAGGCaaaatgaacaaaattgatgtttttctgagaattttttacaaattgcaatagaaatgaatagttactaggtacataccactGAAATTGAATGTTGTTGCAATGTTTCTGCTGGTGAGCCAGGCACACTGCTGGTGTGCAAGCTTTTCAACACCTACTCAGTTACATTGGCAAAACAATATTCTGCCCAAATTCGAAGTctgaaacattataataatactatataataaaccaaaatatcaaaaacaccAGCGTTTCTGACTTCTTTAGCCGGTTTGTAGATAAAAAGAACAGCTGGTACTTAAGGGACACGACAATATTTACCTTGCATAATTAGATGCCTTTCCGGCTCTTGGTAAAGAGTGGATAGTAAGTGTTGGGTCGAAAGCCGATGCACAGCACTTAACACGCTTTCTATATTTATCAGACATGATAAATTTAATCTTACAAACGAAAAGAGTCACCAAACAATAAGTCACTGTTCTTATTTTTCTCTAGTCTCAATCACACTGCTGCGAGTTTCTTCAAGCTAACAGGGAGAGAAAAATAGAAGCAAAAACACTAAACCACATgaaatacaactaaaaatatacaaatttatCACAACTGGTTGGGAAagaaaactttcatatttaaacCAACAACCTAAAAACAAACGTACCATAGAGTAGATAGTTGCCAGTTGTTTATAGTTTGAAACTTTGTCTCTGACTTTGAAGTCTAGAATGAGACAAAGAATTTCTTTGTTTCATTCTAAATGATTCCATAAAAAAGTCTGCAAAGGCCCCATACAAAGTTGCCACCCCCTGATCGTGATGTTATATAATGGAATGGCTCTAATCTTTAATAAAAACAgtgattttcagattttttacttagcaacactgcATTATGGAGACAGCGTGTCATTTCACAAGAaaattccgattttcgccacgcgccaaaagaacCTTGTCGCATTGTATGATTGTgtaatctataggtacctactttttcttCAGTCGGCAGTCGCCAGGTGGTCGCCAGGATTATCGGAAGGATTATCAATTTATTTCTGGTCACACTGATTGAATAACGTCAAATTTAGCAGAAATTGGTAGAAGTTTTGCAATTGCATTGCAATTTGCAAGTTCGTTGAGGATCGTTCACGTAGTGGTGCTGTTCACTTGTTCgttttcttttaattattttcttcaaTAAATTCATTCTGTATCAATGAATTCTATAAGATTCGATGTTTCATGAAATTTCCGCGTTTTGCTTTGTTTTACAAggttgaaaatattatatatacaactCATAAAACGTAATTGAAgaggtagaaataaaattaattggcaCAGGATTGTTCTTTACCTCAAGCATTTTATTTGGACTTACacagttgttattctaagactTACACTTAGCGCCATGCATTTTCTATGCAATTCCTAAATTACAAGTGATTTGGACCTATAGTACGAAACAAGTGAGTTGGAAGTTTTTACCCTATTTTTTGTGTAATTCGATACCGGCTAATACCAATATTTGGCTACTTATCCAACCTTTTATCCATAACTTCGTACCTTGCCGGATTCATCAAAGCGTTAACAAATTATTTatactatataattatatattaagaGTTTAGTTGAGTCAAatgcaaaaattatttttaattgcatGCTATTATTATGTCTGACACGTTAATAATAGGCAACTAATTTCAGGTAGAATAAAGCATGGAGGctgcaaaaaaaaaaggtcGGCCAGTACATCCTCGGGCCAAGGCCAATCCTTTTTCAGCCCTAACATTTGGGTAAGAGTAACTATTAtgttaagatttttaaataaaacattaactGTTGACAATGATATGTCTAATTTATTCCTCGTCAACAATAATTGTTGTGCAATTGATGAATCAGTAAACTGATttctaaaaagtattttaagtaggtaggtaaataaaataataccaccaccactatatcttagaaatccaacatctgaccatcaaaaagagttattaattacctattttgaataaatcatttgactttgactttgactttaattttcaatgttttgttacaatttaatattatttgcttttattataaaagaaaacattgtgTAGAAATCTGCTTGAGTTGAgatttgagagttctccataatattctcatagTTATATAATGTGAAATCTGCCAGTCTGCACTTGGCTAGCATGGTGGACAGTGGggcctaaaccattctcattctgaaagaagaCTTGTAatcagtagtgggtcggtgaTTGATTGAGAATGTGATGATGATCATTTTGTTACATACTTgaacctacctgcctacctacctaggtacctggtAGGTTTTTGACTACCTACTGGTAGTCAAAAACTGACCTTTTGTAGATGGACCTTACCAATATTTTGGGGTGGTTTGAAGAAAGAAATGGAAGAGCACGACCTGTATGAACCTCTTGAAGAACATGCTTCAGGTCAGTTATTTTGTtgctgtttttattatttacaataccaacctgcagggtgattcgctaactcagtgtctaacactgaatgataggcacggagctcattttttaatccgttgaaggttttctacgaaaaaatattttaatatcacccagtgaagcagcaatgtagaactaaccaacctcggttgctatcatttagtgtgagacactgagttagagaatcagaggtcttgtaactgtgaatgttatCGACTTGAAATAGTTttaagtgggatatcatatgaaaggacttcatttgcaaattcaaaaaaaaattagtttttacatATATCATTTCTTTTAACTCTGTCGATGTAGGGATCATATTTATAcaattgactagcttatgctcgcgacttcgttcgcgtagactacacaaatgtcaaaccaatatttcacccccttaggggttgaattttcaaaaatcctttcttagcagatgcctacgtcataatagctatctgcatgcaaaatgtCAGCCCGactgtccagtaatttgagctgtgtgttgatagatcagtcagtcaggtcagtcagtcggttaccttttccttttatatatttagaagatttattttatacattactTACACTTGACTCGATCCCGACCACACTGAAATAGTATGGTTACATTAACCTGATGCGACAACCAGGATAGTCTACAAACTGGGTAGTTTAGAACTTTTTTAATACTTTGAAATCTCTGAAAACTTTCagcataatatgtacctatcgtATTAGGCTCATTGATATAAGactcttatttatttacttcgttttaaatttatttcctTTTTAAATTGTTGTTTTTGAAACTTATTAAAAGACAAGGAATAATTACAAACACAACTAACTGCCCTGCCATATTTTTTCCCCCCAAAAAATTTATAGccaactagctgaagcccgagactttgtccgcgtggatttggatttttaaaaatctcctagaaactctttgattttccggaataaaaagtagcctatgtcactctcaaggtcttttaactatacccatgcaaaaaatcacgtcactccgttgctctgttgcgacgtgattgcaggacaaaccaataaaccaacaaatatttcacattttataatatgggtaatgtcattcgggatgatgtaaggattctatcGATAACCCTTACATCATGTGTTCAAGCAttcagaagttatggtggaataaagaaacttacaTATTTTACATACTtgtacatgaaccctgaaacattacagacctttttttgggcagtcgtgaaaaaacaaataaaagaagTTTTTAAATAGGTTAATATTACTCATAGGTCCACTAGGCGACAAGTTTGCCCGGTTATGGGAAGAAGAGGTGGCGAGCGCGCAAGGCAAACGGACGCCGAGCCTCCTTCGAGTCATCCTTAGAGCGTATGCTGCCAGGTGCATGCTCTACGGATTCGTCCTGTTATTCATGGAATGTGGAATTCGGTGAGTACCTAGctgctataaaaaaaattgtgctagCAATAATCCAGagacttgattttttttaccTAATGGCACCAAAATACATTTTCAACATGGTTaatccgaagaaaaaaaaaggttaatACGAGCTAATAGGTCTGCTGAGTCCTGGTATATTTTCTTTGAATCAGAAATGCATGCATTTCTGACATGTTAAAATGCTACAAAGGACAAATATCAGAAAATCTACTAAAAAGAATTGTAACTCTAAAAAACATGTTTTAtgtattattaagtacctaatgaggtagatttaaaaaatctcccTATAAAGTAGCGCTGGACGTTATAAAAGCTCTCGAAATtcgaaaataaatttaaacactTTTCTAATCATTATAGTCTCCAGTTTTCATAATTTCCCTCGCTTTCCGCTGGTAAATTttcggaaagaagttagtatagcgctctttctgttacgtaatcgcatacaaatgataaaggcataaatctcagtgggcgttaaccattttgagtcaccaaccaaacacaaacatgttttcaaaaacattctaaattcaattagaaaacacagtttcgtttgtgattgttGGTGGTTTGTGATGCAATagcttctttccgcggatattCTATAGGGTATTTCAGaatatagtcgacgcattttaaactgagtcgtcgagtcatctgtctgtttcgctcgcacttacctacgacctgtaagtgcgagctaAACAGGCAggtaactcgacgactcagtttaaaatgcgtcaacTATAGTAGTGTGTAGAGTGCACACCGTCTGCAGCGATCGTACATAATATTACAGCTGTTATGTTAAATACGATAAGGATAGTACGTAGTGAGTACCTATGCGTGGTTATTGGCATCTGTGTTCAGTGAACGCTGAGGTGACATCTTATATATATTACCCACTTTAGGTAactaataacaattattttgtGACATTACTCAATCGCAgtcaaaacaaattaattgaaTAGGAGGTCGTTAGCTTTATTCTCTC from Maniola hyperantus chromosome 4, iAphHyp1.2, whole genome shotgun sequence carries:
- the LOC117997370 gene encoding beta-1,3-galactosyltransferase 6-like; the protein is MNYIFLRRYQGMILFGILCFYLGCGISLTFVRVDCATNSVALVKNSHSTFNKTEYAVLVLSSPKNEMLRDAVRTTWASLINNVHVENGEILYRWNYTLAGKKFKQGVVKIYFAIGTQNLDKQTLEKLYAEDSRTNDLLLLDNFEDGYNKLATKLMLSLKWFHKNLKELKYVIKCDDDSFVRVDLVVADLEAYAPEMDGQAINHFISRKESLPKYKGLYWGYFNGRAPVYKRGKWEEKAWFLCNTYLPYALGGGYVISRSIVDYVVRNSDFLSKYNSEDVSMGVWTAALDGINRVHDTRFDTEWISRGCDNTMLVRHKQEHSDMVQMYSNLVISRGKKLCTTDYIIRKSYNYNWNALPNSCCIKTNEDLR